The proteins below are encoded in one region of Bacteroides uniformis:
- a CDS encoding TolC family protein: MKKNILLAVCFLMPLATMAQNDTLGHERNITLSEAIVLARTQSVDAAVALNELKTAYWEYRTFRADLLPEVNFTGTLPNYNKSYSTYQNSDGSYSFVRNNTLGLSGQLSVDQNIWFTGGKLSLTSSLDYLKQLGSGGAKQFMSVPVSLELTQPVFGVNTLKWNRRIEPVRYAEAKAEFISATEEVTMKTITYFFELLLAKESLATAMQNKTNADRLYEVAIAKRKMGQISENDLLQLKLNSLQGKADVTEAESNLNAKMFQLRSFLGVSEQESLNPVLPATVPDIKMEYDRVLNKALERNSFAQNIRRRQLEADYEVATARGNLRSIDLFASVGYTGQNHEFSSAYRDLLDNQIVQVGVKIPILDWGKRRGKVRVAKSNREVVLSRIRQEQMDFNQDIFLLVANFNNQAQQLDIAEEADVIAEKRYKTSVETFMIGKISTLDLNDAQNSKDEARQKHISELYYYWYYFYQLRSLTLWDFERDTELEADFEEVVRG, encoded by the coding sequence ATGAAAAAGAATATTTTACTTGCAGTTTGTTTTTTGATGCCGTTGGCAACCATGGCGCAGAATGATACTTTGGGACATGAACGCAATATTACGCTGTCGGAGGCCATTGTACTGGCCCGTACGCAGTCTGTGGATGCTGCTGTGGCATTGAATGAATTGAAAACCGCGTATTGGGAATACCGTACATTCCGTGCGGACTTGTTGCCGGAAGTGAATTTCACCGGTACACTACCCAACTATAACAAGTCCTACAGTACCTACCAGAATTCCGACGGCTCCTATAGCTTTGTTCGCAACAATACACTGGGGCTGTCCGGACAGCTTTCGGTAGACCAGAACATTTGGTTTACGGGGGGTAAGCTGTCACTGACTTCTTCGCTGGATTATCTCAAACAACTGGGTTCCGGAGGAGCGAAGCAGTTCATGTCAGTCCCCGTGAGTCTGGAGTTGACGCAACCGGTCTTCGGAGTGAATACCTTGAAGTGGAACCGCCGTATAGAGCCCGTACGCTATGCCGAGGCAAAGGCCGAGTTCATTTCAGCTACGGAAGAGGTGACGATGAAAACCATCACTTATTTCTTTGAGTTGCTGCTGGCCAAAGAATCGCTCGCTACCGCCATGCAGAACAAGACGAATGCCGACCGCCTTTATGAAGTGGCCATAGCCAAACGTAAAATGGGACAGATATCCGAGAATGATTTGTTGCAGCTTAAACTGAATTCATTGCAGGGCAAGGCCGACGTGACTGAGGCAGAGAGCAACCTGAATGCAAAAATGTTCCAGCTCCGTTCTTTCCTCGGGGTGTCCGAGCAGGAAAGCCTGAATCCGGTGTTGCCCGCCACTGTTCCCGATATAAAGATGGAGTATGACCGTGTGCTGAACAAGGCACTGGAACGCAACTCCTTTGCACAGAACATTCGCCGCCGCCAGCTCGAAGCTGATTATGAAGTGGCAACGGCACGCGGAAACTTGCGCAGCATCGACCTCTTTGCCAGTGTGGGCTATACGGGGCAGAACCATGAATTCTCTTCAGCCTACCGGGACTTGCTTGATAATCAGATTGTGCAGGTAGGCGTCAAGATTCCTATCCTTGACTGGGGCAAGCGCCGCGGCAAGGTAAGGGTGGCAAAGAGCAACCGTGAAGTGGTCTTGTCCAGAATCCGTCAGGAACAGATGGACTTTAACCAGGACATCTTTTTGCTGGTGGCTAACTTCAACAACCAGGCGCAACAGCTGGACATAGCCGAAGAGGCGGATGTCATTGCTGAGAAGCGTTACAAGACCAGTGTAGAGACCTTTATGATAGGTAAAATCAGCACCCTGGACCTGAACGATGCACAGAACTCTAAAGACGAAGCCCGTCAAAAGCATATTTCAGAGCTGTACTACTATTGGTATTACTTCTATCAGCTCCGCAGCTTGACCCTTTGGGATTTTGAACGCGATACGGAATTGGAAGCTGATTTTGAAGAGGTGGTAAGAGGATAA
- a CDS encoding sigma-54-dependent transcriptional regulator encodes MILIIDDDSAVRSSLSFMLKRAGYEVKTAPSPREAMDIVRAEAPALILMDMNFTLSTTGEEGLTLLKQVKVFRPDVPVILMTAWGSIQLAVQGMQAGAFDFITKPWNNAALLQRIETALELTAAPKEVPEEQTTALNRSHIIGKSKGLMEVLNTVARIARTNASVLITGESGTGKELIAEAIHINSQRVKQPFVKVNLGGISQSLFESEMFGHKKGAFTDASADRIGRFEMANKGTIFLDEIGDLDPSCQVKLLRVLQDQTFEVLGDSRPRKVDVRVVSATNADLRKMVSERTFREDLFYRINLITVKLPSLRERREDIPLLARHFADRQAEVNGLPRTDFSADALNFLSRLPYLGNIRELKNLVERTILVSGKPVLDAADFDAQYLRHDEPAKAAEGTSFAGMTLDEIERQTILQALEQHKGNLSQVAVSLGISRAALYRRLEKYNIQVPCA; translated from the coding sequence ATGATACTGATAATAGACGACGATAGTGCTGTGCGCTCTTCCCTCAGCTTTATGCTGAAGCGTGCCGGATATGAGGTGAAAACGGCTCCAAGTCCTCGCGAAGCTATGGACATAGTTAGGGCCGAAGCTCCCGCCTTGATTTTGATGGATATGAACTTCACTCTTTCCACTACCGGAGAAGAGGGACTTACCTTATTGAAGCAGGTAAAGGTGTTCCGTCCCGATGTGCCCGTTATTTTGATGACGGCATGGGGAAGTATCCAGCTTGCCGTGCAGGGTATGCAGGCCGGCGCATTCGATTTCATAACCAAGCCTTGGAACAATGCTGCTCTTTTGCAGCGCATCGAGACGGCCCTTGAGCTTACGGCCGCCCCGAAAGAGGTGCCGGAAGAGCAGACTACCGCATTGAATCGCAGCCATATTATAGGTAAGTCCAAAGGGCTGATGGAAGTGCTGAACACAGTGGCTCGCATAGCCCGTACCAATGCTTCGGTGCTGATTACGGGCGAAAGCGGAACGGGCAAGGAGCTGATTGCCGAAGCCATCCATATCAACAGCCAACGTGTGAAGCAGCCTTTTGTCAAGGTGAATCTCGGCGGCATCTCGCAGAGCTTGTTCGAGAGCGAGATGTTCGGCCATAAGAAAGGGGCGTTTACCGATGCCAGCGCCGACCGTATAGGGCGTTTTGAAATGGCAAATAAAGGTACTATCTTCCTCGACGAGATTGGTGACCTCGACCCTTCCTGCCAGGTGAAACTGCTGCGCGTGCTTCAAGACCAGACATTCGAAGTGCTGGGCGATAGCCGTCCCCGCAAAGTCGATGTGCGCGTTGTGTCCGCCACTAATGCAGACCTCCGCAAGATGGTGTCCGAACGTACTTTCCGTGAAGACCTTTTTTACCGTATCAACCTGATTACCGTAAAACTGCCCTCCTTGCGGGAGCGCCGTGAAGATATTCCTTTGCTGGCACGTCACTTTGCCGACCGTCAGGCAGAGGTGAACGGCTTGCCGCGTACGGATTTCTCGGCCGACGCTCTGAATTTCCTTTCCCGCCTGCCTTATCTGGGCAACATTCGTGAGTTGAAGAATCTGGTGGAGCGTACCATTCTGGTCAGCGGCAAGCCGGTGCTGGATGCCGCGGATTTCGATGCCCAATATCTGCGTCACGACGAACCGGCCAAAGCTGCCGAAGGTACTTCTTTTGCAGGTATGACCTTGGATGAAATAGAGCGGCAGACTATCTTGCAGGCGTTGGAACAGCATAAAGGGAATCTCAGTCAGGTGGCAGTGTCATTAGGCATCAGCCGCGCTGCGCTTTACAGACGTTTGGAAAAATATAATATTCAAGTCCCGTGCGCATAA
- a CDS encoding sensor histidine kinase — translation MRIKFFFFILVLFLLGLGGMLVYLLSGKPSLYLYVLEGLIGFILIYLIVFYNKIVKPMNTIGSGMELLREQDFSSRLSRVGQYEADRIVNIFNRMMEQLKNERLRMREQNHFLDLLIQASPMGVIILTMDDEVSQLNPMAVKMLGVRMEEAMAKRLDQMDSPLAAELSSIPKDETAVVRLNDANIYKCTHSSFIDRGFKHPFFLIERMTEEVMRAEKRAYEKVIRMIAHEVNNTTAGITSTLDTVEQALSTEDDMEDICDVMRVCTERCFSMSRFITRFADVVKIPEPTLAPVQLNELVSMCKRFMEGMCNDRNIELRLECDPEVGMVRMDASLFEQVLVNIIKNAAESIEGDAGENGQQGEIIVRTTAPASVEVVDNGPGISKETEAKLFSPFFSTKPNGQGIGLVFIREVLSRHGCTFSLRTYNDGLTRFRILFN, via the coding sequence GTGCGCATAAAATTCTTTTTCTTCATACTTGTCCTTTTTCTGCTCGGTCTGGGTGGAATGCTGGTATATCTGCTGAGTGGAAAGCCTTCTTTGTATCTGTACGTGTTGGAGGGGCTCATCGGGTTTATCCTTATCTATCTGATAGTATTCTATAATAAGATAGTGAAGCCGATGAACACCATAGGCAGCGGTATGGAGTTGCTGCGCGAGCAGGATTTCAGTAGTCGTCTCAGCCGGGTAGGGCAGTACGAAGCAGACCGCATTGTGAATATCTTTAACCGAATGATGGAGCAGCTCAAGAATGAACGGTTGCGCATGCGCGAGCAGAATCACTTCTTGGATTTGCTGATTCAGGCATCTCCAATGGGGGTTATTATCCTGACAATGGACGATGAAGTGTCGCAACTGAATCCGATGGCGGTAAAGATGCTCGGTGTCCGTATGGAGGAGGCGATGGCAAAGCGGCTGGACCAGATGGACTCCCCGTTGGCTGCCGAACTTTCGTCCATTCCCAAAGACGAGACGGCAGTGGTCCGTCTCAATGACGCGAATATTTATAAATGCACCCATTCTTCTTTTATTGACAGAGGGTTCAAACATCCTTTTTTCTTGATAGAGCGTATGACGGAAGAAGTGATGCGTGCCGAGAAACGTGCCTATGAAAAGGTAATCCGCATGATAGCTCATGAAGTGAACAATACCACTGCGGGCATCACTTCCACACTCGATACAGTGGAGCAGGCACTTTCTACAGAAGATGATATGGAGGACATCTGCGACGTGATGCGCGTTTGTACGGAGCGTTGTTTCTCGATGAGCCGTTTCATTACCCGTTTTGCAGATGTGGTAAAGATACCCGAACCTACCCTGGCACCCGTCCAGCTGAATGAGTTGGTGTCCATGTGCAAGCGTTTCATGGAAGGAATGTGCAATGACCGCAATATAGAGCTACGTCTGGAATGCGACCCGGAGGTGGGAATGGTGCGTATGGATGCTTCTCTTTTTGAGCAGGTGCTTGTGAATATCATCAAGAATGCCGCCGAAAGTATAGAGGGGGACGCCGGAGAAAACGGACAGCAAGGTGAGATAATAGTAAGGACCACTGCCCCCGCTTCTGTCGAAGTCGTTGACAATGGTCCGGGGATAAGTAAAGAGACCGAAGCTAAACTCTTCAGCCCCTTCTTTTCCACCAAGCCGAACGGGCAGGGAATTGGCCTGGTGTTTATCCGGGAAGTTTTGAGCCGTCATGGTTGCACGTTCTCCCTACGTACCTACAACGATGGATTGACCCGCTTCCGTATACTATTTAATTGA
- the aspD gene encoding aspartate 4-decarboxylase produces MDTKLLEKKMESISPFELKNRLIDMADESLKKTARTMLNAGRGNPNWIATAPREAFFLLGSFGLEECRRIMDLPEGIAGIPEKKGIASRFEAFLKKNNNVPGAKLLEQTYNYLLMQHAADPDSLVHEWAESIVGDQYPVPDRILHFTEILVQDYLSQEMCDNRPPRGAYDLFATEGGTAAMCYIFDSLQENFLLNKGDGIVLMVPAFTPYIEIPQLSRYQFRVTKIHANRMNNEGMHLWQYSDEDIDRLKSPKIKALFVTNPSNPPSYTLSPDTMARIVSIVRNDNPNLMIITDDVYGTFSPHFRSFMAEIPYNTLCVYSFSKYFGATGWRNAVITLHEFNLFDKLIAKLPKEKREILHHRYSTLTLEPEKLKFIDRMVADSRQVALNHTAGLSLPQQMQMGLFAAFALLDKENKYKQKMQEIIRRRLHALWENTGFTLTEDPLRVGYYTEIDMLVWAKKFYGDDFVEYLKRTYSPLNVVFRLAKETSLVLLNGGGFDGPEWSVRASLANLDEKDYATIGQGIKKILEEYAKEFFKNGKAKDKN; encoded by the coding sequence ATGGATACAAAACTTTTAGAAAAGAAAATGGAATCTATCAGTCCTTTCGAACTGAAGAACCGCCTGATAGACATGGCAGACGAGAGTCTGAAGAAAACCGCCCGTACCATGCTGAACGCAGGGCGCGGCAACCCCAACTGGATTGCAACCGCTCCACGCGAAGCCTTCTTCCTGTTGGGAAGCTTCGGCCTGGAAGAGTGCCGCCGCATCATGGATTTGCCCGAGGGCATTGCAGGCATCCCCGAAAAAAAAGGCATTGCCTCCCGCTTCGAAGCCTTCCTGAAAAAGAACAATAACGTACCGGGCGCCAAATTGCTGGAACAAACCTACAACTACCTGCTGATGCAGCATGCCGCCGACCCCGACAGCCTTGTACACGAATGGGCCGAAAGCATTGTAGGCGACCAGTATCCCGTGCCCGACCGCATCCTTCATTTTACGGAAATCCTTGTGCAAGATTACCTTTCGCAAGAGATGTGCGACAACCGTCCTCCCCGGGGTGCCTATGACCTGTTTGCCACCGAAGGTGGAACAGCCGCCATGTGCTACATCTTCGACTCCCTGCAGGAAAACTTCCTGCTGAACAAAGGGGACGGCATCGTCCTCATGGTTCCTGCCTTTACCCCCTATATTGAAATCCCACAACTCAGCCGCTACCAGTTTCGAGTGACCAAAATACATGCCAACCGCATGAATAACGAAGGGATGCACCTCTGGCAGTACAGCGACGAAGACATAGACCGCTTGAAAAGCCCTAAAATCAAGGCCCTCTTTGTCACCAATCCCAGTAATCCGCCCAGCTACACACTCAGTCCGGATACAATGGCGCGCATCGTGAGCATCGTCAGGAATGACAACCCTAATCTGATGATTATTACAGACGACGTATACGGTACATTCAGTCCACATTTCCGTTCGTTCATGGCAGAAATTCCCTACAATACGCTTTGCGTCTATTCATTCTCCAAATACTTCGGTGCCACCGGATGGCGCAATGCGGTCATTACCCTGCACGAATTCAACCTGTTCGACAAGCTGATAGCCAAACTGCCGAAAGAGAAACGGGAGATTCTGCACCACCGCTACTCCACCCTCACTCTGGAACCTGAAAAACTGAAGTTTATCGACCGTATGGTTGCCGACAGCCGTCAGGTGGCACTGAACCATACCGCCGGACTGTCATTGCCACAACAGATGCAGATGGGCCTTTTCGCCGCCTTTGCCCTGCTGGACAAGGAAAACAAATACAAGCAAAAGATGCAGGAGATTATCCGCCGCCGATTGCATGCCCTTTGGGAGAATACCGGTTTCACGCTGACGGAAGACCCGTTGCGCGTAGGTTATTATACAGAAATCGACATGCTGGTTTGGGCAAAGAAGTTCTATGGGGACGACTTTGTAGAATATCTGAAACGCACCTACAGCCCGCTGAACGTAGTCTTCCGCCTTGCCAAAGAAACCTCTCTGGTGCTGCTGAACGGCGGTGGTTTTGACGGCCCCGAATGGAGCGTGCGCGCCTCACTCGCCAATCTGGACGAGAAAGACTATGCAACCATCGGCCAAGGCATCAAAAAGATACTGGAGGAGTATGCAAAAGAATTCTTTAAAAATGGAAAGGCGAAAGATAAAAATTGA